A part of Synechococcus sp. KORDI-49 genomic DNA contains:
- a CDS encoding alpha/beta fold hydrolase, with protein MERVTWSHLGHPVHAVVDRPDAPDPESPALLLVHGFGASTDHWRHNIPVLARSHDVHALDLLGFGRSAKPAGLAYGGALWRDQLVAYVRECIGRPTVIAGNSLGGFAALAAGAALKRECAGVVLLNAAGPFSDEQQPPKGWGAIARQSIGSALLSSPVLQRLLFENLRRPATIRRTLRQVYVDRTNVDEALVESIRRPSLDPGAFGVFRTVFDIPRGQPLDELFAELTAPLLLLWGIRDPWINAPGRRATFQRHAPPFTTEVVLEAGHCPHDEVPDQVNGALLDWLRRPEVSQSTGMVAGQS; from the coding sequence GTGGAGAGAGTCACCTGGAGCCATCTCGGCCATCCCGTGCATGCGGTGGTGGATCGCCCCGATGCACCTGATCCTGAGAGTCCGGCGCTGTTGCTGGTGCATGGCTTCGGCGCTTCAACGGACCACTGGCGTCACAACATTCCGGTTCTCGCCCGCAGCCACGACGTGCATGCTCTGGACCTGCTCGGGTTCGGCCGCAGCGCCAAGCCTGCGGGCCTGGCCTACGGCGGTGCCCTCTGGCGGGATCAGCTGGTGGCCTATGTGCGTGAGTGCATTGGTCGGCCGACGGTGATCGCCGGGAATTCCCTCGGAGGGTTCGCCGCCCTTGCGGCGGGAGCGGCCCTGAAACGGGAGTGCGCCGGGGTGGTGCTGCTCAATGCGGCCGGCCCTTTCAGCGATGAGCAACAGCCCCCAAAGGGCTGGGGAGCGATCGCCCGCCAGTCGATCGGCAGTGCCCTGCTGAGCAGCCCCGTGCTGCAGCGTCTTCTGTTCGAAAATCTCAGGCGTCCCGCCACGATCCGCCGCACACTGCGGCAGGTGTACGTGGACCGCACCAATGTGGATGAGGCCCTTGTGGAGTCGATCCGCCGGCCTTCCCTGGATCCCGGAGCCTTCGGGGTGTTTCGGACCGTCTTCGATATTCCTCGCGGTCAGCCTCTGGATGAGCTCTTCGCTGAACTGACAGCTCCCCTGCTGCTGCTCTGGGGCATCCGGGATCCCTGGATCAATGCTCCCGGACGTCGTGCCACGTTCCAGCGTCATGCTCCGCCGTTCACGACGGAAGTGGTGCTGGAGGCGGGGCATTGTCCTCACGATGAGGTGCCCGATCAGGTCAACGGCGCTCTGCTCGACTGGCTCAGGAGACCTGAGGTGAGCCAGAGCACCGGCATGGTTGCTGGCCAGAGCTAG
- a CDS encoding galactose mutarotase — protein sequence MPMTLTQQTGPYAHWEYIHPESGDRLRIVPERGGIVTEWRCGEREVLYFDQERYADPGKSIRGGIPVLFPICGNLPGDLLEVSGVAHTLKQHGFARNLPWQLQLLEDQSGVRLTLSDTEDTLAAYPFSFVVEMEIRPVAQALEIHTTIQNRSESVMPFSFGLHPYFNISDLAQTDLAGLNERCLNHLEMAETDTASQLGRLPDGVDFLCRPAGPVTLIDRTNGQQLQLQHQEPMDLTVIWTEPPRAMVCVEPWTGPRQSLISGDRKLEIQPGSSCALSCRYAVS from the coding sequence ATGCCGATGACACTGACGCAGCAGACGGGCCCCTATGCCCACTGGGAATACATCCATCCCGAGAGCGGTGATCGTCTGCGGATCGTTCCCGAGCGGGGCGGCATCGTGACCGAGTGGCGCTGCGGCGAACGGGAGGTGCTCTATTTCGATCAGGAGCGTTATGCCGACCCCGGCAAGAGCATCCGTGGCGGCATCCCGGTGCTGTTCCCGATCTGCGGCAACCTGCCCGGCGATCTGCTCGAGGTGAGCGGCGTTGCGCACACCCTCAAGCAGCATGGTTTCGCGCGCAATCTTCCCTGGCAGCTTCAGCTGCTGGAGGATCAGAGCGGTGTGAGGCTCACCCTCAGCGACACCGAGGACACCCTGGCGGCCTATCCCTTTTCCTTCGTTGTGGAGATGGAGATCCGTCCGGTGGCACAGGCCCTGGAAATCCACACCACGATCCAGAACCGCAGCGAGAGCGTCATGCCTTTCAGCTTCGGCCTGCACCCCTACTTCAACATCAGTGATCTGGCTCAGACTGATCTGGCCGGTCTGAATGAGCGCTGCCTCAACCATCTGGAGATGGCGGAGACAGACACCGCGTCTCAGCTGGGTCGTCTGCCGGACGGGGTGGATTTCCTCTGCCGTCCTGCCGGCCCGGTGACGCTGATTGATCGGACCAACGGCCAGCAGCTGCAGCTGCAGCATCAGGAGCCCATGGATCTGACGGTGATCTGGACGGAGCCTCCTCGCGCCATGGTCTGCGTCGAGCCCTGGACGGGCCCTCGCCAGTCGCTGATCTCCGGTGATCGCAAGCTTGAGATCCAGCCCGGCTCCAGCTGTGCCCTCAGCTGCCGTTACGCCGTCTCCTGA
- a CDS encoding FAD-binding oxidoreductase produces the protein MPPSPATRKELIALVRQWHDAASPWIPSGLGTRLDWGPPLDARHPVLSCRGLNRVIDHAVDDLTITVQAGCPLADLQAVLAERGQWLPLDHPRGEAQGSIGGLVARGLAGGLRQRHLGVRDQIIGITLLRSDGVEARAGGRVVKNVAGYDLMKLLCGSWGSLALITELTLRVQPIRPAHATLLLHGDLSSQNSFRAELLRSTLTPERCDWQSRGDGHWQLRLLLSSVSDQAVEDQMKRLEAMAGSHRLKAQRHSGADPLDSGLPCMDPTWLVRVALPSAVLHQLLSDGTLLALKGWQWDLAAGAGCGDGWCSEPTAPYRVDALRRRVIDLGGQLTVLKQPEAAGLPAWLDTPARPVIEAVKRQFDPRQQLCRGRLPGVDQETA, from the coding sequence GTGCCTCCTTCCCCTGCCACCCGCAAGGAGCTGATCGCCCTGGTGCGCCAGTGGCACGATGCGGCCTCCCCCTGGATTCCTAGCGGTCTCGGCACACGCCTGGACTGGGGACCGCCCCTGGATGCCCGTCATCCGGTGCTGAGCTGCCGAGGACTGAACCGGGTGATCGACCACGCCGTGGACGATCTCACCATCACGGTGCAAGCCGGGTGCCCTCTGGCCGACCTGCAGGCTGTGCTGGCGGAGCGCGGCCAGTGGCTGCCTCTGGACCACCCGCGCGGAGAAGCTCAAGGCAGCATCGGCGGTCTGGTGGCCCGCGGGCTGGCAGGGGGCCTGAGGCAGCGTCATCTCGGCGTCCGCGATCAGATCATCGGCATCACGTTGCTGCGCAGCGACGGTGTGGAGGCCCGTGCCGGAGGGCGCGTGGTCAAGAACGTGGCGGGATACGACCTGATGAAACTGCTCTGCGGCAGCTGGGGCAGCCTGGCCCTGATCACCGAACTCACCCTGCGGGTGCAGCCGATCCGGCCAGCCCACGCCACTCTTCTTCTGCACGGCGACCTCAGCTCCCAGAACAGCTTCCGCGCCGAACTGCTGCGATCAACCCTCACCCCAGAACGCTGCGACTGGCAGAGCCGTGGCGATGGCCACTGGCAACTGCGGCTGCTGCTCAGCAGCGTGTCGGATCAGGCGGTGGAAGACCAGATGAAGCGCCTCGAGGCGATGGCCGGGAGCCATCGGCTGAAGGCGCAACGGCACTCCGGTGCCGATCCACTGGACAGTGGCCTGCCCTGCATGGATCCGACCTGGCTGGTGCGTGTCGCCCTTCCCTCCGCCGTCCTGCATCAGCTGCTCAGCGATGGGACCCTCCTCGCACTGAAGGGATGGCAGTGGGATCTGGCCGCCGGTGCCGGCTGCGGTGATGGCTGGTGCTCTGAACCAACGGCCCCCTACCGGGTCGACGCCCTGCGCCGGAGGGTGATCGACCTGGGGGGCCAGCTGACGGTGCTCAAACAGCCTGAGGCGGCCGGATTGCCCGCCTGGCTCGACACCCCGGCACGTCCGGTGATCGAAGCCGTGAAGCGCCAGTTCGATCCGCGCCAGCAACTCTGCCGCGGACGATTGCCAGGCGTCGATCAGGAGACGGCGTAA
- a CDS encoding four-carbon acid sugar kinase family protein: MKVVVIDDDPTGSQTVHSCPLLLHWDVEDLREGLRHPSPLLFLLADTRAQTEEAAGERNREIAANLDAALSAEGLQRSDVLLVSRGDSTLRGHGVLEPAVLAECFGPFDATFHVPAFLEGGRTTVNGVHLLRGVPVHTTPFACDRLFGYGTSDLPGWLEERSHGSIHAADVVRISGRDLDAACGSGLPNLIERLRQLVGNAAVVVDAERLPQLTAFAAAVRSLRREKRFLFRSAASLVKALADPGRQPLDGPGLAALRRRDGRGCRLPGLVMVGSHVPLADQQLALLLSEESCVPIELPVPRIARVLEGPTPDLLLADLEQVWREQLQLALVRGATPVLFSSRGELRCGSEREGRRLSRELARLMARLASAMAPSLGYLISKGGTTTQTLLSEGLALRSLHLQGQLLPGLSLVLPSGGGRLQQLPILTFPGNLGDAGTLLLAWQRMQAG; encoded by the coding sequence ATGAAGGTTGTTGTGATCGACGACGACCCAACCGGCTCGCAGACGGTTCACAGCTGCCCTCTGCTGCTGCACTGGGACGTGGAGGACCTGCGGGAGGGGCTGCGTCACCCGTCCCCACTGCTGTTTCTGCTGGCGGACACCCGGGCGCAGACCGAGGAGGCTGCAGGGGAACGCAACCGCGAGATCGCTGCCAATCTCGATGCTGCCCTCAGCGCCGAGGGCCTCCAACGCAGCGATGTGCTGCTGGTGAGCCGAGGTGACTCCACCCTCCGCGGCCATGGGGTGCTGGAGCCTGCCGTTCTCGCGGAGTGCTTCGGACCCTTTGATGCCACCTTCCACGTGCCGGCTTTTCTGGAGGGTGGGCGCACCACGGTCAACGGAGTCCACCTGCTTCGGGGTGTGCCCGTTCACACCACGCCCTTCGCCTGCGACCGGTTGTTCGGATACGGCACCAGCGATCTGCCCGGCTGGCTGGAGGAGAGAAGCCATGGTTCCATTCACGCTGCCGATGTGGTGCGGATCAGCGGGCGGGACTTGGATGCCGCCTGCGGCAGCGGGTTGCCCAATCTGATCGAGCGGTTGCGGCAGCTGGTGGGAAATGCGGCGGTGGTGGTGGATGCTGAGCGTCTTCCCCAGCTGACCGCCTTCGCGGCAGCGGTGCGCAGTCTGCGCCGGGAGAAACGTTTTCTGTTTCGCTCTGCCGCCAGCCTGGTGAAAGCCCTGGCGGATCCAGGCCGCCAGCCCCTGGATGGCCCAGGCCTGGCGGCCTTGCGTCGCCGGGATGGTCGAGGCTGCCGATTGCCGGGACTGGTGATGGTCGGATCCCATGTGCCCCTTGCCGATCAGCAGCTGGCGTTGCTGCTCTCGGAAGAATCCTGCGTGCCCATCGAGCTTCCCGTGCCCCGCATTGCGAGGGTGCTGGAGGGTCCGACCCCTGATCTGCTGTTGGCGGATCTGGAACAGGTGTGGCGGGAGCAGCTTCAGCTTGCGCTGGTCAGAGGGGCCACGCCGGTGCTGTTCAGCAGTCGTGGCGAACTGCGCTGCGGCAGTGAGCGGGAGGGTCGGCGGTTGTCGCGTGAACTCGCCCGGCTGATGGCACGACTGGCATCGGCGATGGCGCCATCTCTCGGCTACCTGATCAGCAAAGGGGGAACAACCACGCAGACTCTCCTCAGTGAGGGGCTGGCGCTGCGATCCCTGCATCTGCAGGGTCAGCTGCTGCCGGGTCTGTCACTGGTGCTCCCCTCAGGCGGGGGGCGGTTGCAACAGCTGCCGATCCTCACCTTTCCGGGCAATCTCGGTGATGCCGGCACGCTGCTGCTGGCCTGGCAGCGGATGCAGGCCGGCTGA
- a CDS encoding (Fe-S)-binding protein, translating to MTQSSRPDQSASVNLPGLPAGAADPCVHCGFCLPTCASYRVLASEMDSPRGRIHALRAIEAGELELDASVASHFETCLGCFACVSACPSGVRYDQLIEHTRPKLIKAGHRSPWEVAFRRLLLQVLPYPSRLRALLQPLRIYAGTPVQALARRTGLTRLFGPQIEAMERLLPPLAADSYSDHLPQLNPATGERRGRVALLLGCVQRCFDPAVSRATVAVLQANGFEVVLPPDQGCCGAVSHHQGELELTRQLASDLVRSFNAIEGDVDAVLVAASGCGHTMKAYEELLMGEALFRSPVLDVHEFLAARGLSEPFRRRLQPLGITVAFHDACHMIHGQGIQAQPRELLHNIPALQLREATEAGVCCGSAGIYNLVQPQEAAELGRIKADDLSSTGADLVASANIGCTLQLRQHLGARASVHHPMELLAASAGLHPLPGQQQRAGITEIARKGEDRQLLQPPPA from the coding sequence ATGACTCAGTCCTCCAGGCCGGATCAGAGCGCCTCTGTCAACCTGCCGGGACTCCCCGCCGGTGCGGCCGACCCATGCGTCCACTGCGGGTTCTGCCTGCCCACCTGTGCCAGCTACCGGGTGCTGGCCAGTGAGATGGATTCCCCCCGTGGCCGCATTCATGCGCTGCGGGCGATCGAAGCCGGAGAGCTGGAGCTCGATGCCAGTGTTGCCAGTCATTTCGAGACGTGCCTCGGCTGCTTTGCCTGCGTCAGCGCCTGTCCGTCCGGCGTCCGCTACGACCAGCTGATCGAGCACACCCGTCCGAAGCTGATCAAGGCCGGCCATCGCAGCCCGTGGGAGGTGGCCTTCCGGCGACTGCTGCTGCAGGTGCTGCCGTACCCCAGCCGCCTGAGAGCCCTGCTGCAACCCCTGCGGATCTATGCGGGAACGCCGGTTCAAGCGCTTGCCCGCCGGACTGGACTCACCCGCCTGTTCGGTCCCCAGATCGAAGCCATGGAACGGCTGTTGCCCCCTCTGGCCGCCGACAGCTACAGCGACCATCTGCCGCAGCTGAATCCCGCCACTGGTGAACGGCGAGGACGGGTGGCGCTGCTGCTGGGCTGTGTGCAGCGCTGTTTTGATCCCGCCGTCAGCAGAGCCACCGTGGCGGTGCTTCAGGCCAATGGCTTCGAGGTGGTGCTACCTCCCGACCAGGGCTGCTGCGGAGCCGTCAGTCATCACCAGGGAGAACTGGAGCTGACCCGCCAGCTGGCCTCGGATCTGGTGCGCAGCTTCAACGCGATCGAAGGGGATGTCGATGCCGTGCTGGTGGCAGCCTCCGGCTGCGGCCACACGATGAAGGCCTATGAAGAGCTGCTGATGGGTGAGGCCCTCTTCCGTTCCCCCGTTCTGGATGTTCACGAATTCCTTGCGGCACGCGGTCTGAGCGAACCCTTCCGCCGACGCCTGCAACCCCTCGGGATCACGGTCGCCTTCCACGACGCCTGCCACATGATTCATGGCCAGGGGATCCAGGCTCAGCCGAGGGAGTTGCTGCACAACATTCCCGCCCTGCAACTCCGGGAAGCCACAGAAGCGGGCGTCTGCTGTGGCAGCGCCGGCATCTACAACCTGGTGCAACCCCAGGAGGCGGCGGAACTGGGGCGCATCAAGGCAGACGACCTCAGCAGCACCGGTGCGGATCTGGTGGCGAGCGCCAACATCGGCTGCACCCTGCAGCTGCGTCAGCATCTCGGCGCGCGGGCCAGCGTGCATCACCCCATGGAGCTGCTGGCGGCCTCAGCCGGCCTGCATCCGCTGCCAGGCCAGCAGCAGCGTGCCGGCATCACCGAGATTGCCCGGAAAGGTGAGGATCGGCAGCTGTTGCAACCGCCCCCCGCCTGA
- a CDS encoding NADP-dependent isocitrate dehydrogenase, protein MAQFEKLTAPSQGTPIRFENGQPVVADNPIIPFIRGDGTGVDIWPATQKVLDAAVAKAYGGAKRIEWFKVFAGDEACDLYGTYQYLPEDTLEAIRSYGVAIKGPLTTPVGGGIRSLNVALRQIFDLYSCVRPCRYYEGTPSPHKRPQDLDVIVYRENTEDIYMGVEWEADDAVGQELRKHLNEVVIPANGKLGKRQIPEGSGIGIKPVSKHGSQRHIRKAIQHALRLEGSKRHVTLVHKGNIMKFTEGAFRDWGYELATTEFRDVCITERESWILGNLEKDSDLSVQANARMIEPGYDSLTPEKKADIDAEVQAVIDAIGSSHGGGKWKEMVLVDDRIADSIFQQIQTRPQEYSILATLNLNGDYISDAAAAMVGGLGMAPGANIGENAAIFEATHGTAPKHAGLDRINPGSVILSGVMMLEFLGWQEAAELVTKGLSAAIADKQVTYDLARLMEPQVDPVSCSGFAEAIITRF, encoded by the coding sequence ATGGCCCAGTTCGAGAAGCTCACAGCCCCCAGCCAGGGCACGCCGATCCGCTTCGAGAACGGTCAGCCCGTGGTGGCCGACAACCCGATCATCCCCTTCATCCGCGGCGACGGCACCGGTGTTGACATCTGGCCCGCCACCCAGAAGGTGCTGGATGCCGCCGTGGCCAAGGCCTATGGCGGTGCGAAACGGATCGAATGGTTCAAGGTGTTCGCCGGCGACGAAGCCTGTGACCTCTACGGCACCTATCAGTATCTGCCGGAGGACACCCTCGAAGCGATCCGCAGCTACGGCGTGGCGATCAAGGGCCCCCTCACCACCCCGGTGGGTGGCGGCATCCGCTCCCTGAACGTTGCCCTGCGACAGATCTTTGATCTGTATTCCTGTGTCCGCCCCTGCCGCTATTACGAGGGCACCCCAAGTCCCCACAAGCGTCCGCAAGATCTGGACGTGATCGTTTACCGGGAGAACACCGAAGACATTTATATGGGTGTGGAATGGGAGGCCGATGACGCCGTCGGCCAGGAGCTGCGCAAGCATCTCAATGAAGTGGTGATTCCCGCCAACGGCAAGCTGGGCAAGCGCCAGATTCCGGAAGGCTCCGGCATCGGCATCAAACCGGTGAGCAAGCACGGCAGCCAGCGCCACATCCGCAAGGCGATCCAGCACGCTCTGCGCCTTGAGGGCAGCAAGCGCCACGTGACCCTGGTGCACAAGGGCAACATCATGAAATTCACGGAAGGCGCCTTCCGCGACTGGGGCTACGAGCTGGCCACCACCGAATTCCGCGACGTGTGCATCACCGAGCGGGAAAGCTGGATCCTCGGCAACCTCGAGAAGGATTCAGACCTGAGCGTGCAGGCCAACGCCCGCATGATCGAGCCGGGCTACGACAGCCTCACCCCAGAAAAGAAGGCCGACATCGATGCCGAAGTGCAGGCGGTGATCGACGCCATCGGCAGCAGCCACGGTGGTGGCAAGTGGAAAGAGATGGTGCTGGTCGATGACCGCATCGCCGACAGCATCTTCCAGCAGATCCAGACCCGGCCCCAGGAGTACTCGATCCTCGCCACCCTCAACCTGAACGGTGACTACATCTCCGATGCCGCGGCCGCCATGGTGGGTGGCCTGGGCATGGCCCCCGGCGCGAACATCGGTGAGAACGCTGCCATCTTCGAAGCCACCCACGGCACCGCTCCGAAACATGCCGGCCTGGATCGGATCAACCCGGGCTCGGTGATTCTCAGCGGCGTGATGATGCTGGAATTCCTTGGTTGGCAGGAGGCTGCCGAACTGGTGACCAAGGGCCTCAGTGCCGCCATTGCCGACAAGCAGGTCACCTATGACCTGGCCCGGCTGATGGAACCTCAGGTGGATCCGGTGAGCTGCAGCGGTTTCGCTGAGGCAATCATCACAAGGTTCTGA